The following are from one region of the Sorghum bicolor cultivar BTx623 chromosome 2, Sorghum_bicolor_NCBIv3, whole genome shotgun sequence genome:
- the LOC8060268 gene encoding cellulose synthase A catalytic subunit 9 [UDP-forming] yields the protein MEASAGLVAGSHNRNELVLIRGHEDPKPLRALSGQVCEICGDEVGLTVDGDLFVACNECGFPVCRPCYEYERREGTQNCPQCKTRYKRLKGSPRVAGDDDEEDIDDLEHEFNIDDEKQKQLEGGMQNSQITEAMLHGKMSYGRGPDDGEGNNTPQIPPIITGSRSVPVSGEFPITNGYGYGHGELSSSLHKRIHPYPVSEPGSAKWDEKKEVSWKERMDDWKSKHGGADPEDMDADVPLDDEARQPLSRKVSIASSKVNPYRMVIVVRLVVLAFFLRYRILHPVPDAIGLWLVSIICEIWFAISWILDQFPKWFPIDRETYLDRLTLRYEREGEPSLLSAVDLFVSTVDPLKEPPLVTANTVLSILAVDYPVDKVSCYVSDDGASMLTFEALSETAEFARKWVPFCKKFSIEPRAPEFYFSLKVDYLKDKVQPTFVQERRAMKREYEEFKVRINALVAKAMKVPAEGWIMKDGTPWPGNNTRDHPGMIQVFLGHSGGHDTEGNELPRLVYVSREKRPGFQHHKKAGAMNALIRVSAVLTNAPFMLNLDCDHYINNSKAIREAMCFLMDPQVGRKVCYVQFPQRFDGIDAHDRYANRNTVFFDINMKGLDGIQGPVYVGTGCVFRRQALYGYNPPKGPKRPKMVTCDCCPCFGRKKRKHAKDGLPEGTADIGVDSDKEMLMSHMNFEKRFGQSAAFVTSTLMEEGGVPPSSSPAALLKEAIHVISCGYEDKTDWGLELGWIYGSITEDILTGFKMHCRGWRSVYCMPKRAAFKGSAPINLSDRLNQVLRWALGSVEIFFSRHSPLLYGYKNGNLKWLERFAYINTTIYPFTSLPLLAYCTLPAVCLLTGKFIMPSISTFASLFFIALFMSIFATGILEMRWSGVSIEEWWRNEQFWVIGGVSAHLFAVVQGLLKVLAGIDTNFTVTSKATGDEDDEFAELYAFKWTTLLIPPTTLLIINIIGVVAGISDAINNGYQSWGPLFGKLFFAFWVIVHLYPFLKGLMGRQNRTPTIVVIWSVLLASIFSLLWVRIDPFIVRTKGPDVRQCGINC from the exons ATGGAGGCCAGCGCCGGGCTGGTGGCCGGGTCGCACAACCGGAACGAGCTGGTGCTGATCCGGGGCCACGAGGACCCCAAGCCGCTGCGGGCGCTGAGCGGGCAGGTGTGCGAGATTTGCGGCGACGAGGTCGGGCTCACGGTGGACGGCGACCTCTTCGTCGCCTGCAACGAGTGCGGCTTCCCCGTGTGCCGGCCCTGCTACGAGTACGAGCGCCGGGAGGGCACGCAGAACTGCCCACAGTGCAAGACGCGGTACAAGCGCCTCAAGG GGAGCCCGAGGGTTGCCGGGGACGATGACGAGGAGGACATCGACGACCTGGAGCACGAGTTCAACATCGACGACGAGAAGCAGAAGCAGCTGGAGGGCGGCATGCAGAACAGCCAGATCACCGAGGCGATGCTGCACGGCAAGATGAGCTACGGGAGGGGCCCCGACGACGGCGAGGGCAACAACACCCCGCAGATCCCGCCCATCATCACCGGCTCCCGCTCCGTGCCG GTGAGCGGTGAGTTTCCGATTACCAACGGGTATGGCTATGGCCACGGCGAGCTCTCGTCTTCCCTGCACAAGCGCATCCATCCCTACCCTGTGTCTGAGCCAG GGAGTGCCAAGTGGGACGAGAAGAAAGAAGTGAGCTGGAAGGAGAGGATGGACGACTGGAAGTCCAAGCACGGCGGCGCCGATCCCGAAGACATGGACGCCGACGTGCCACT GGACGACGAGGCGAGGCAGCCGCTGTCGCGGAAGGTGTCGATCGCGTCGAGCAAGGTGAACCCGTACCGGATGGTCATCGTGGTGCGTCTCGTCGTGCTCGCCTTCTTCCTCCGCTACCGCATCCTGCACCCTGTCCCGGACGCCATCGGGCTGTGGCTCGTCTCCATCATCTGCGAGATCTGGTTCGCCATCTCCTGGATCCTGGACCAGTTCCCCAAGTGGTTCCCCATCGACCGCGAGACGTACCTGGACCGCCTCACCCTCCGGTACGAGAGGGAAGGGGAGCCGTCGCTGCTGTCGGCGGTGGACCTCTTCGTGAGCACGGTGGACCCGCTCAAGGAGCCGCCGCTGGTGACCGCCAACACCGTGCTCTCCATCCTCGCCGTCGACTACCCCGTCGACAAGGTCTCCTGCTACGTCTCCGACGACGGCGCGTCCATGCTCACCTTCGAGGCGCTGTCGGAGACGGCCGAGTTCGCGCGCAAGTGGGTGCCGTTCTGCAAGAAGTTCAGCATCGAGCCACGCGCGCCCGAGTTCTACTTCTCGCTCAAGGTCGACTACCTCAAGGACAAGGTGCAGCCTACCTTCGTGCAGGAGCGCCGCGCCATGAAG AGAGAGTACGAGGAGTTCAAGGTCCGGATCAACGCGCTGGTGGCCAAGGCCATGAAGGTGCCGGCGGAGGGGTGGATCATGAAGGACGGCACGCCGTGGCCCGGGAACAACACCCGCGACCACCCCGGCATGATCCAGGTGTTCCTGGGACACAGCGGCGGCCACGACACCGAGGGCAACGAGCTGCCCCGCCTCGTGTACGTCTCCCGTGAGAAGCGCCCGGGCTTCCAGCACCACAAGAAGGCCGGCGCCATGAACGCTCTG ATCCGCGTCTCCGCCGTGCTGACCAACGCGCCCTTCATGCTCAACTTGGACTGTGatcactacatcaacaacagcaAGGCCATCCGGGAGGCCATGTGTTTCCTCATGGACCCTCAGGTCGGCCGGAAGGTCTGCTACGTGCAGTTCCCGCAGAGGTTCGACGGCATCGACGCGCACGACCGATACGCCAACAGGAACACCGTCTTCTTCGAC ATCAACATGAAGGGGCTGGACGGCATCCAGGGCCCGGTGTACGTCGGGACAGGGTGCGTGTTCCGGCGGCAGGCGCTCTACGGCTACAACCCTCCCAAGGGTCCCAAGAGGCCCAAGATGGTGACCTGCGACTGCTGCCCCTGCTTCGGTCGCAAGAAGCGCAAGCACGCCAAGGACGGGCTGCCGGAGGGCACCGCGGATATCG GAGTGGACAGTgacaaggagatgctcatgtcCCATATGAACTTCGAGAAGCGTTTCGGGCAGTCCGCGGCGTTCGTCACGTCCACGCTCATGGAGGAAGGCGGCGTCCCTCCGTCGTCGAGCCCCGCCGCGCTCCTCAAGGAGGCCATCCATGTCATCAGCTGCGGCTACGAGGACAAGACCGACTGGGGACTGGAG CTTGGGTGGATCTACGGGTCGATCACGGAGGACATCCTGACGGGGTTCAAGATGCACTGCCGCGGGTGGCGCTCCGTGTACTGCATGCCGAAGCGGGCGGCGTTCAAGGGGTCGGCGCCCATCAATCTATCCGACCGTCTCAACCAGGTGCTCCGGTGGGCGCTGGGGTCCGTCGAGATCTTCTTCAGCCGCCACAGCCCGCTGCTGTACGGCTACAAGAACGGCAACCTCAAGTGGCTGGAGCGCTTCGCCTACATCAACACCACCATCTACCCTTTCACCTCGCTCCCGCTGCTCGCCTACTGTACCCTCCCCGCCGTATGCCTCCTCACCGGCAAGTTCATCATGCCGTCG ATTAGCACGTTCGCCAGCTTGTTCTTCATCGCGCTCTTCATGTCCATCTTCGCGACGGGCATCCTGGAGATGCGGTGGAGCGGGGTGAGCATCGAGGAGTGGTGGAGGAACGAGCAGTTCTGGGTCATCGGCGGCGTGTCGGCGCATCTCTTCGCCGTCGTGCAGGGCCTGCTCAAGGTCCTGGCAGGGATCGACACCAACTTCACCGTCACCTCCAAGGCCACCGGCGACGAGGACGACGAGTTCGCCGAGCTCTACGCATTCAAGTGGACCACGCTCCTCATCCCGCCCACCACGCTGCTCATCATCAACATCATCGGCGTCGTGGCCGGCATCTCCGACGCCATCAACAACGGGTACCAGTCATGGGGCCCGCTCTTCGGCAAGCTCTTCTTCGCATTCTGGGTCATCGTCCACCTCTACCCGTTCCTCAAGGGGCTCATGGGGCGCCAGAACAGGACGCCCACCATTGTTGTCATCTGGTCCGTGCTGCTGGCCTCCATCTTCTCCCTGCTCTGGGTCAGGATCGACCCCTTCATCGTCAGGACAAAGGGCCCGGACGTCAGGCAGTGTGGCATCAACTGCTGA
- the LOC8055989 gene encoding AUGMIN subunit 8, with translation MDALKSYAKKADLGGETLRPPLVPSEKHNAFRVREVASRCKTDLADATKTRRCTSPSLGRTSAAEGTPAPKRAQSADRRRPSTPSTPPSKGSTPSTPASRSITPVRDTTRDLHKSSKRIASTKAPDGLWPAMRNLSSSFQSESVAAPTTRKDKVVTALDCSKGQESVLTERKRSPFRRKNNAEHCENAQPSEEPPKRVIEQHRWPAIAGQAPKNFMSRSIDLSDKATRPVLSSNTSRGLSPRKAPSVGPVQSSNPSRGLSPRKTHSAEASVKLSNQSLDEVARSLAIQASRRDDKVDSQTIERSKSLSRPNRTVTFPVPILQRPSSPSRALPAASSTSRVFHSPSRTRPSTPCRSQSAGANQASVPSPLINYMVDARKGKKNASQIENIHQVRLLHNRHLQWRFINAHAEDALSFQKATVENTIYNVWRNTISLRDSVNMKRIMVQHFQQELRLYNILKEQIAYLEQWPTIERENSISLLGATEALKASTLRLPVTSGAKANAIALKNAVSSAVDVMQVLGSSVCCMLSKVTDSTSLVSELSAVAGQEKAMLDECRELLATAAKLQVQESSLRTHLVQQRQRQGLNLAT, from the exons ATGGATGCTCTTAAGAGCTATGCAAAGAAGGCTGATCTTGGTGGTGAGACTCTAAGACCACCACTAGTTCCATCAGAGAAGCACAATGCTTTCCGAGTGAGGGAAGTTGCATCCaggtgcaaaactgatctggcTGATGCCACTAAGACAAGGCGATGTACATCACCAAGTCTTGGCCGGACCTCAGCAGCTGAAGGCACACCAGCACCCAAAAGAGCTCAATCAGCAGACAGAAGAAGGCCGTCAACACCTTCAACCCCTCCCTCTAAGGGGTCCACACCCTCAACGCCGGCATCAAGGTCCATTACACCAGTTCGTGATACCACTAGAGACTTACACAAGAGTTCCAAGCGTATAGCAAGCACAAAGGCTCCTGATGGCTTGTGGCCAGCAATGCGTAACTTGTCTTCCTCCTTCCAGTCAGAATCtgtggctgcacctactacaaGAAAAGATAAGGTAGTCACTGCCTTGGATTGTAGCAAGGGGCAGGAGAGTGTTCTAACCGAGAGGAAGAGAAGTCCTTTCAGAAGGAAAAACAATGCTGAACATTGTGAGAATGCTCAACCTTCAGAGGAGCCCCCTAAGAGGGTAATTGAGCAACACAGATGGCCAGCGATAGCTGGGCAGGCGCCAAAGAATTTCATGTCAAGAAGCATTGACCTTTCTGACAAAGCTACTAGACCAGTCCTATCATCAAATACATCAAGAGGCCTTTCTCCAAGGAAGGCACCTTCTGTTGGACCAGTCCAATCATCAAATCCATCAAGAGGCCTTTCACCAAGGAAGACCCATTCTGCTGAAGCTTCAGTCAAACTGTCGAATCAATCATTGGATGAAGTGGCAAGGAGTTTGGCTATTCAGGCAAGCAGAAGAGATGATAAGGTAGATTCACAGACAATAGAGAGATCCAAATCTTTGAGCCGACCAAACAGAACCGTTACTTTTCCTGTTCCAATTCTACAACGCCCATCATCACCAAGCAGAGCATTGCCAGCTGCTTCCTCAACTTCCAGGGTCTTTCATAGCCCATCTCGGACAAGGCCGTCAACACCCTGTCGGTCCCAAAGTGCTGGAGCTAACCAAGCAAGTGTTCCATCTCCTCTTATCAACTACATGGTTGATGCGCGAAAAGGAAAGAAGAATGCCAGCCAAATCGAAAATATTCACCAAGTGCGTTTGTTGCACAATAGACATTTGCAGTGGCGCTTTATAAATGCTCATGCAGAAGATGCTTTATCTTTCCAAAAGGCTACTGTTGAG AATACCATTTATAATGTTTGGAGGAATACTATAAGCCTGCGGGATTCTGTTAATATGAAGAGAATAATGGTGCAACACTTTCAGCAAGAACTAAGGCTTTACAACATTCTGAAAGAACAG ATTGCTTACCTTGAACAATGGCCAACAATAGAAAGGGAGAATAGTATCTCTTTATTAGGGGCAACTGAGGCTCTGAAAGCAAGCACCCTGCGCCTGCCAGTTACATCGGGGGCAAAG GCTAATGCAATTGCTCTCAAGAATGCTGTAAGCTCAGCTGTTGATGTCATGCAAGTTTTGGGCTCATCTGTTTGCTGCATGCTTTCAAAG GTCACGGACAGCACATCCTTGGTTTCAGAACTCTCTGCAGTAGCAGGACAAGAGAAGGCCATGCTTGATGAATGCAGAGAACTCTTAGCTACAGCTGCAAAACTGCAG GTGCAGGAGTCGAGCCTACGGACACATCTTGTGCAACAGAGACAAAGGCAAGGGTTGAATTTGGCAACCTGA